The DNA region CTCATCCAGATCCTCCAGGCCATATTTCTCTACAGGAGAGGCCTCTAACCAATAGAGAGGAAATCGGGGGTTGGagttctcatcaagaaaaaagggatgGTAACCCGCTACGGCTTGGACTTTGAAGAAAAAATTCTTGAAATCGTGAAAAAGAAtcgtgaaaaatagaaaaaactttcCGACCTTGAATGGCCCGGAAAGAAATccactgttgcttattatttTGCCTACTATagggcttggtcatatgaaagaggtagaagaagatcTTTAAAGAGGTCAAAAAATCTAGCTCTCGACTAACAAGTTGATAAATTTTCaagaaaccccaagagttggggtggagTTGGGTAGGAGCAACTCGGAAATGGGACAGCACGCTCATTTCAAAGTGAGAAAAAGGCAGAAGAACCCCCAGATGGGTAAAGAAACAatcatacataaaaaagaaatgagggtCAGCATCAACAGCcttcccaaaacaaacccggtctttaGGACCCGGGGCTATCAACTCATACTTGGGCTCGTCATCATCGgaaccacaaatcctatggtgaGTACGGAGGATGGTGATGTAATCAGTATCCACTAAGGGACTCTCCTCAAGTACGGTGTCATCTACCCACCGTAACAGAAACTCAGGAATGGAAGAAGACATCTTTTCCAACAAAAAGAAGTAGGTGAAAAGGCAATGAGACCTACAAAGAAAAGAGGGAAAAAGATCAAAAACAGGGTCTCTAAAAGACCAAAGCAGTCCCTCGAAAGAACAGAGTCACTAGACCTACAAACAGGCTTACTACGAACACGCAAAAACTCCCCTAATGTGCAGAATAAAGCATTAAATAATAAGGAGGAgaaaggaaaggctaacctttaTATACAGAAGCAAGGACGAGCAAGCACAACAGTGACGAGCACTCCAAGAAGGAAAGCTAAAGAGTTTTCTTTCAAAGGAACAGAGAATGTAGACAAGAAGTTTCAGAAGACGAAAGAAAACAGTgaaaagagagggaaaagtatttataaacacgctaggggcataatggtaaatcGACGCCATCATTAAAGAAACACGCCGTTACCAATTTAACTGCTCCCATGTGTAAATGCGAAACCCCTAGCGGATGCAACGTTTGATTAGATGCGACTGATGAGAAATTTAAATCACGTCGGTTTCAAAAATCACGTCAGTTTCACATTACATCGGCTACAAGCCCGAGTTCaaatactcgaatccaactcaTAAGTGAAAGAGATCAGACTCAAGTAGGGGCCTGTTCATACCCTACCCTAACACTAGGGCCTAGGTCCAAATAAACCAAAAATGCCCAATTCCAAGATTGGCCTTCGCTACCAACCGACCTTcttaaaagaggtcggattcaACACAGACCTCACTCCCAAGAAGTCGGGCTCGAAGGATAGTTGGCAgataatacttatttaaataagtaactacccctaaaatctctcaacctacttccaggagccatattgGTGCggattttataacccacaaactaaccggcaagtgcactggatcataccaagtaataccttaggtgagtgagggtcgatcccacgaggattgatggactaagcaacaatggttgattaaattacttagttagacaaatagaaaagagcgtttgggtctcaattgcattaaacagtaaattcagaaaattaataaagtaagcagtaaacaagttgtgaataatatatggaaaaaaacagttaaggtttcagagatatctatttttcggattgacttttcttactaactattttaatcatgcaagatttaattcatggcaaactatatatgactaaaccctaatttcttagacctttttagtctcctctaaaattcatcaaccgccaattccttggtcacttaattccaattagagggtgaagtttaattctagtttatatgccacaaaaatcctaattacccaaatataagaggattatatgtcatgtatcccgttaagtctaaataattagaaatttaggagaatatattttcaagctgttgttcaagtaaagagcttttccaagttatacaagaactcaattagaaaaagggtcatacttccgttccacccaaattcatgaaataaagaacgaaaacaattcttgaaatataaatcagtacatgaattacaatagaaaaaataatagtatcaatccatacaatagatagagctcctaaccttaacagtagaggtttagttgctcatggttcagagagaaaactaggattcaggcaaactgtaaagtgcggaatgaggtaaaAAAGAAgagattcttttcccttttatatataatcctaattaatgtaaaatatattttctaaaacaaaataatatctttttctatttttaaataaaataaagtttaaatcagaattaataggaGATTGCGTGCTTGCTTCTTAGAGagttggggaccacttgattccttaataatccacaccTAACTCGATAAATCTAAAGTTAGGTGCAGCCTTGGCCGAATTGATGGAGAataagtatgaactattatatatcgttggaaagctctagaagttagctttccaacgccactagaatcacgtcaattggacctctgtagtttgagttatttaggtttgagtgcagagaggtcaaggTTGATAGCAtgattcgccttcttctctttttctacggaaactccatcaaatccatccgaatgctatctaaaataaatagaattgcacacaaatcaaagtagcatccatagtggctaaaagataattaattcttgattaaactctacaaattaaatgcaaattcacttgAAAAATGtatgaaagatgctcacgcatcacaataccaaacttgaattgttgtttgtcctcaagcaaccaaaattagtacatgattaagatgtgaattttcatgagaggtgagagttcagttatgctcatgtctcttcttgaagTGGGATTTATCTATTGTaattctaaacagttttggcacctcactctcctttgaataagAAGAATGTCACTGTccttcggaattagaatccagatcatattatgaattctctgagctttatactccagtttaatccttgaacacagcaaattacctttaattctcttttctttggtgctttgcatctTGAGCCtaaccgtgactttaaatgttttgtctcaagcttcactttacacaaaaataacacaagcacttaactggggaactctctgtaagttctaatttttctttcagttactcccagacagtggtgcccaaagcctttggcatactctgttaaatgcacttAATCTTGACTCTAGATATTCtttctcaaggattacttgacacaagaacaccacaagcatatgactaaggaaacaactctttgagcttctaatcatgtctgacctccttagtcattgatgctcagagccttggaccttgcttttatttttcttttgctatttcttttgcttcaaggattaagctttcacTAATTTCAGAGAAGccataatatttctctaaattcttgttctttatatatcaacatcctttgattcaaattcagatatgcactgttcatgtcatgcattcaagaTTATAGAAAATATCACCACATtcaagtaaataagactatttctcaatataaactcaatctctcatgcaatacatctttttcttctttcttttcttttgatttcaagCTCGGTGAGCAATACATAAGACACTCtttcagaataaaaaaaatcaaatagcaaaataaatagtaaattaaactagaacctaagaattgaaataaaaactGATCATGCAATAACAAAAATAGCAGAAACAGGAATATAGCATAATAAGAACGGGagaaaatatagaatgaaaggaactcaactacctcagttatcctagtggccatctctcattcttcaggttgtgttcctccgtgaagatgattcacctccttTTGGTGCCATTTAAAGGAAACAGAAAAGTCAGAAGCGAAGTGACAATACCAAAcctaaaagtttgcttgtcctcaagcaaagaaaaactgaaaacagGGAGGGACATAAAAAGACATACGgaggagtaaaaataaatattaatgcaaaaaaatcgaaaataaaaaaaggacaaaaaaatcaaaagtaaaacttaattttttttatttatatatatatatatatatatatatatatatatatatatatatatatatatatatactagcagAAGACCCATGCAATGCATGGGTTGAAAATTTTTGTTCCttcttttggatttattttttcAGTGTTATTGTATTGTCACTTTTTACGTTAATAAAAAGTACTTTTGTTATTCAATTCTTAACTAAATGTAACAAATTTATTTACTCTATCACCACTCAATACATAAGTATTTTTTCTAACTCTTCATTGTTTGCATAAATATCATTGcttttcaaaacattaattttGATGAGCACATCTTAAAATTGGCTATAGAAATCCTCTCACAGAACATTGTATCTTGTTCAACTTCATAAATTATGCAACAACAAATAcaacttaaaaatataaacaacacAATTAAGAAGATAAACATAAATAAGAACCAAAACCaatataattaaagaaaatttcaTACACATGCGCAATTCACTAATTTATTGACCTAAGATCTCAAATGCAAGTAATTCTCCTAACATAACCAACTCCATCAATTCCAGTAACTCCACCGCAAACAACACTTTGAAATCAGTGTATTCGAATACcgatataaaaaggaaaaaagaatagTTAATTCATATATACAGGAAAGATATCCGAAAAAATCCTAATAAATTACAAATGATCAGATATTGTTGATATAAGACCAAAGGAAAAGGACAAAATATTTACCTTAATTCTTTGGGAGAATTGCTTCTCCCAAACCACCTGTTAGAAATGCATGCATCAATTCTGCAAGTCATATACTAAAAATTCTTACTTAGAACATAAACTCCACTCTTTACTAATAAAATTACAACTGAAATCGTAGGTTACTCAAATAAAAGGAAACATTTGAATTTAGAACTTCAGTAAGTAAAATGTTAACAAAATGTCTAAGTCCGGCCAACTTATAACAACCCAATTCAAGGAAACTACAACACCATATCTTAAACATAAAGAAACTAAATCACACATTGTAACTGAACATTCTAGGCAAATCACATTAGCAACAAATCCTAAATATTCATAGATGATGATGCCTCCTCATTATCATTCCAAGTTCTATCTATACTCCTAGAAAATGCATCTTCAAGTTTTTGCTTTGTAGATCTTGGTACATCACGGTATAGGGATGCCAATCTCTTGTTGCAAATAATTTCATTCACCACACGAACAGATTTGTGCTAAGAAATaagacaacaaaaataaaatctgTTAAATTTACTGAAATTTAATTAAAGAAGAAATACTTAAGCAATAAAGAACCAGTTCTACAAAAATGCGATATCAAGGAATAATGGTCGGAAATACAATATAGAGATGAAAACTTACAGCAGGTAATACTGAACCAGAAATATGTGAAATAGGGTCTTGAATAGAAGCCACATTTGAAGCCGAAACAATAGCACACTAATTATACATGTTTTGATAGAGAAGACAATATCATTGTTACGCATAATACTAAAATAGTGAACAAAcacttattaaaaaatatcttggaAGTCaatagagaaaactaaactaaccGCATTCAAAACACGATTCTTAACACGTTCAATCAACTTTAACATAAACTCATGTGTAGAAACTTTAAAAACATTATACGCAGGGCATATTGTGTCACTCTCAACGGGCTGAGGATCAAACATGAATACCAATTTTTTTCCTATCAATTTGTACAAAAAATCGGATGCATCCAAGTGAAATTCTTCATTCTGACAATAGAAGAATAGAGAAATCAATTTCTGAAAATACAGagaaaaaaagaatagaatatcaaACCCAAAAAATCAAAGACACAGAAAGAGAACAAATTAAAGAGTAGTAACAACACACATGATGTATCTTTAAGATACAATTTaagaaaatcattaattgatattaCACTAGAGAGAATTTTACAGAATTTTTCACTTTTAATCACAATgatttttttacattaaataaaTTAGGATATATCATTTAACATGTAGAAATATAAGAGATAAAGAGTTCCAGTCTAGAGAACATAGTGAAAAAAAAGCAGAACATcaacattattaattttatttcaactaaATGTTAAACATATCCAACTAAAATTCAAGTAGGGTATAATAACACAGATAAGAATAAACGCCTCACTAATTTTATTTCAATATTAGTTGTAAAAAATACAGATTTTTAGTATTACTTATAGCACCATATGAAATAAATGAGTTGTTATCAAATTTCATATCTGAATAGTTCacaatttttagataaattatacgCATCAATGTAACAAATAAATAATCTCGTTTAGAAGTAACTCGTGAAGAAGCTAACCAAGATAAAGGAGCCATCATCTCTTAAAACCTCAGAACATTTTTACCCCATTAAGTCTTGCACATCTCCATCATGGAGAATTAATGCATTGCAACCACTAGCGTGATTAACATAAACTTTTATTTTGTATCTACAATaacaaaataacagtaaaaatattttaaaataatccaTAAGCCCTAAACTAACCCGAAAATCTactaattaaacaatatataaatagaaatgaACATAATTCAAAAGATAACCTCAAAACTCCATCAGAACAATGTGTCAAGCAAAGGTGACAAAAGAGCTTAGAGTGGTCAGCATTTATTTTTTCACCACACAAATAAATTGAGTACCATCAATTTCTATCATTAGAGATAAATGTAATTGTACCAGCCAACAGAACACAAGGATCCTACAATTTGttgaattttatgataaaaaaaaacaaaaaaaacatgagaaaaataattaaattgaatcCAAACAGCATGCTTAATATCATCTATATTTATACAAAATCAATCTAAACTATTTTGTACCGGCTTTGTAAGGTTATACGCAGCACCCAAAGCCTCCATATCAACTTCAATAGATTTCATGTTGTCAGAATTAACTGAGATTCTACTACCAAGAGATGATATTTCATCAtgatgctgcagattttgaaTAACATCCTCATAAATCGGTGAAAATATAGTTGGTGggagaagtctctacacaaaatattaattgatcaagatagaaataaaaaaggaaaaacagaaaaatcatgGTAACTATATGTCTTTGAAAGAACAAAAGATCAATTTACGGTAAACAAAGTCCAAAGTAAAAGTATGGAATGGAACTATTAACACTGAAAACAGGATCTGTCTTAAATTTGGTTA from Arachis hypogaea cultivar Tifrunner chromosome 10, arahy.Tifrunner.gnm2.J5K5, whole genome shotgun sequence includes:
- the LOC112715909 gene encoding uncharacterized protein isoform X7, yielding MRLALMNAVSQLPIILLQSVKVKIYEEKVVVQNVIDCSKIMINPDIPEAVCFITRLNPSESYSIDSITFGNGFIVADVDDDFVNLSMNRSIKELRENDADGFFNVVAKIKSICNNFDWLYYSCVCGYLLEFFRSHFSCSECGRKIKNAVKKYKVLVNVEDATGSARFVLYDRSAALLFKKKLIEVLRNFDAEHSRLLPPTIFSPIYEDVIQNLQHHDEISSLGSRISVNSDNMKSIEVDMEALGAAYNLTKPNEEFHLDASDFLYKLIGKKLVFMFDPQPVESDTICPAYNVFKVSTHEFMLKLIERVKNRVLNACAIVSASNVASIQDPISHISGSVLPAHKSVRVVNEIICNKRLASLYRDVPRSTKQKLEDAFSRSIDRTWNDNEEASSSMNI